In Phaseolus vulgaris cultivar G19833 chromosome 3, P. vulgaris v2.0, whole genome shotgun sequence, the sequence CCATTTTCTTGTACAGACCTGCTTGGAGTGTTTTTAGCATATGATGATTGTCCAACATTCGGGGTTTTGACAATTATTGTTGCTTGGGTAAGAGAAACCTTTTTAACATTTGTATAAATGATATTTGTTTATGACTTTGATTAACAGGcgctttgatttttttttttcagcttCAACTGAAAcaatcttattatttattaatattaagcTTGCACTTAAATGAACCTAATAACCAGGTGTAGGAGGTCCAAAGTTAGATAGATAAAAAAGGACAAATTATTCCTTGGTTTTCCGAACTATTAACATATTGTCAGACTATTTAGTTTAATTGAGCTCATTGTTTTGTCATATTCATTTTTAATGGTTTCAAGTGCTATAGCCTTAccctaaaaactaatttttaatctAACATGGAATTGAATTAACACACGATATAGGGTGTTTCTTTATACGCTTCATAAATTTTGTGGATAGGGTATTACTACCACTCATTGAGAAAAAAAGTCCATATACGAATTTTAGGTCATGGATTTACTTAAAATTTAGGATGAGTGCAtgtatcttatatattaattgtCTTGTATCCGCGTCCATaattatttagttaaaatatttttcgcATATAATTGGGATTTGTTAAATTATGTTGATCtaatttatcaaatattatattatttaatatctttcgattgaataatattaataatttaaaaaaaatagattatatatataaattacattAACCTAAAATGATTTGATATTTcatttacataaataaaaaattgacaatatatattctttaaaaacaacaaaatattaattatttaattgttattattcTAGAAAtatgtgtaaaaaaaattaattgtgaGGTAGGGTGATTTGAACGCTAGGATTTGGTTTACACAAAAGCAGTAAATATTAATGGAACCCAGAATATTCTGACCGGGCTGCAAAAGAAAAGTGAATATGGTAAAGTAAACCCAATTACTCAGTATGGTGTAGCACCAATCAAGATGCTAATGACcctttgactcttcatttttTCAATACAGGTAAAACTATCACGAATATGTTGTTGACAACCAATTCACTTTCAAACCCCATTCAAGTACAGGAATGCTATTCTCATTTTATATGCTCACAATAATTTCTgcaataaatgaaaatattcaaAGAGAACAAAACcctaaactaaaataaataatgtcaTAAAAAATAGCATTATTCTTCCAAACATGGAAAGTAAAGGTTCATTAAGTTGGGTCAACATAGGTCGAATAAGAAATCTGTGCAAACGGTAAAGGCCCAACTCAATTCTCGGTAAGAAATGGTTCAACGATCTCATTAACAGACACAAACCTTGTCCCTACCCACTATAAATAAATTAGTGTATGCTCTGAAATTATGAAATGTGATATTACATCTGTGAAAATAGACCGAGTCCACCAAATGGCTCAGAAATTTGGAACACTTGCTGCATATGTTTCTCCATTTCGAGTCAAAAAAAGTAGGATGTAATTAGTTTGAAGATTGTCCAAAACTTTAACCGATCAGCGGTACCAAACCCAGGGATTAGATTCTCCTCTGATTTTCTTGTTCACAAATACAGATTCTTAAATCTGTCATTTTCCCCAACCTTATTATCTCTAACAATCAAAGGTCAAACACCATCATATAGTTTGTTAGGCTACTCAAAATTTCTTCAAATTGAAGCCTATCTCAGAGAGAGGGAGAGGGAGATGACTGAGTTTCAGAGGTCTGTAACATCATTTAGAAGACAAGGATCTTCAGGGTTGGTGTGGGATGACAAGTTCATCGCAGGCCTTGAGAACCAGAATCAGAACCAAGAAGCTAAGGCAAATAATCAGAGCCCACAAGGTCAAAGGGAGCTGCAGGGTCCTGGATCAACTGCCAGGTTGGAGCGGAGCAGATCAGATGGAGCACGCCCTTATCGGACGGTCAACGTTGCACCAGCATCCATCGACCCACCTTCTCCCAAGCTAGCAACCTGTGGCTTTTGCTCTCTCTTTCGGAAACCAGTTCCTGCCAAACCCACTAAATCTAAAAGACCTAGGTGATGTATCACTCATCACCATCGTAATCTTCTCTGCAACTTGTAAATCAGTGCTTTTGTTCATCTTTATTGTTTCTCTGTTTCAATTTTCTGGTTTGGGTTTGTGTTTGTTATTATAAATTCCTTCACATATCATATGAATGTGTAATAAACTTG encodes:
- the LOC137807513 gene encoding uncharacterized protein At1g15400, producing the protein MTEFQRSVTSFRRQGSSGLVWDDKFIAGLENQNQNQEAKANNQSPQGQRELQGPGSTARLERSRSDGARPYRTVNVAPASIDPPSPKLATCGFCSLFRKPVPAKPTKSKRPR